ATAGCAACTGGGGATGATCTCGACGGGATACTCGACGATGCGAGCCCCCTGGAGCCAGCCCAGGATCTTGGGCGGTTCTTTCTGGAGTTTCTCTTCCTCCCCGGCGATCCAGGGGATGACGTTGTCGGCGATGGGCAGGGCCGCCAGGCCCTGGAGGCCCGCCCCGGACACGGCCTGAAAGGTCGTCACGTAGACCCGCTCGAGGGACCACCGCTTCGTCAACGGACCCAGGGCCATCGCCAGGCCAGCGACGCAACAGTTGGGATTCGTCACGATGAAGCCCTTCCACGTCGATTCCCGGTACTGCACGAGGGCGTAGTGGTCGGCGTTGACCTCCGGAATGAGAAGCGGAACGGTCGGATGAAGCCGAAAGGCGCTGGCGTTGCTGAAGACCCGGTGTCCCCGCTGGGCCCACTGGGGCTCCAGCTCTCGGGCCAGGCTGGCATCGATGCACGACAGGATGATGGGCGTCTGCAGGTCGGCCGTCACGTCCAGGACCGTCCGGTCGGCCACGTCCGGCGGGACCGAGCCCGGCAGGACCCACCGGACGGCGTCCCGGTACTTCAGGCCGGCGCTCCGTTCGGAGGCCACGAGGGCCTCGACGGTAAACCAGGGATGTCCGTGCAGGGCGGCGACCAGCGCCTGGCCGACGGCACCGGTCGCCCCGACGACGGCGACGGGAATCCGCGACATCGCTGTCTCCTTCAGGAGTAGGACCACAGCGGCGACTGCGCCCTACCGGGATGGCGTGACGACGGGACGGCGTAAAAGGGAACGTCATGATGAGGGCTGGATGAGGATGTAGCTGCCGAGGCCCGACGGGCGAGGTCGGCCGCGTCCCGTCGTCACGCCATCACGGCGTCCCGAGGCTGGCGATGCGGTCCCACAGGACCCGGAAGGCGTCCAGGTTCGGCCGAATGGGACCGTACACCTGGGGCCTCACGTCCGTCACGGCCTCCAGGGTCTTCAGGCC
The DNA window shown above is from bacterium HR11 and carries:
- the asd2 gene encoding Aspartate-semialdehyde dehydrogenase 2, yielding MSRIPVAVVGATGAVGQALVAALHGHPWFTVEALVASERSAGLKYRDAVRWVLPGSVPPDVADRTVLDVTADLQTPIILSCIDASLARELEPQWAQRGHRVFSNASAFRLHPTVPLLIPEVNADHYALVQYRESTWKGFIVTNPNCCVAGLAMALGPLTKRWSLERVYVTTFQAVSGAGLQGLAALPIADNVIPWIAGEEEKLQKEPPKILGWLQGARIVEYPVEIIPSCYRVPVRHGHTLALVIEGDADLTPERAAEAWQDFRPPDWVRQLPSGVGRPIRVWTEVDRPQPALDRDEGQGMVVHVGRIRGQAGRVLCTVLVHNLIRGAAGAVLLNAELSVSLNPV